In one Rattus rattus isolate New Zealand chromosome 16, Rrattus_CSIRO_v1, whole genome shotgun sequence genomic region, the following are encoded:
- the Ppp1r35 gene encoding protein phosphatase 1 regulatory subunit 35, which yields MMNFGTSALESIESEGALETLGPPPEPRALEPWVLETEPGLDLSLSPSPLPESPKQRKNSPDQRKGRRGGSRRGRQVRFQLAPPSPVRSEPRVAAGALGDGHELEAPALQSSLALSLELQNARAAVASGQFNASKAVEEQLRKSFQTRCVLEETVAEGLNVPRSKRLYRDLVSLQVPEEQVLNAALREKLAMLPPQPRAPPPKEVLGPGPDMTMLCNPDSLWYESPHLTVDGLPPLRLQARPRPSEDTFLMHQMLRRWEA from the exons ATGATGAACTTCGGGACGTCCGCGTTAGAGTCCATTGAAAGCGAAGGGGCCTTGGAGACCCTAGGGCCACCCCCGGAGCCGCGAGCACTGGAACCCTGGGTCCTAGAGACCGAGCCGGGCTTGGACTTGAGTCTGAGCCCGAGCCCGCTGCCGGAGAGTCCGAAGCAGCGGAAGAATAGCCCGGATCAGCGGAAGGGGCGGCGAGGCGGTAGCCGGAGGGGGCGGCAG GTTCGTTTTCAACTGGCGCCGCCCTCCCCTGTCCGGTCGGAGCCGCGAGTGGCAGCTGGTGCACTGGGCGACGGTCATGAGTTGGAGGCACCGGCTCTGCAGAGCAGTTTGGCTTTGAGTCTGGAGCTGCAGAACGCGCGCGCCGCTGTCGCCAGCGGCCAATTTAATGCCTCGAAGGCGGTGGAGGAGCAGCTGAGAAAGTCGTTCCAGACCCGCTGTGTCCTGGAGGAGACCGTGGCAGAGG GGTTGAACGTGCCACGCTCTAAGCGGCTCTACCGAGACCTGGTGAGTCTGCAGGTGCCCGAGGAGCAGGTCCTGAACGCGGCGTTGAGGGAGAAGCTGGCGATGTTGCCACCGCAGCCCCGAGCCCCGCCCCCGAAG GAGGTGCTTGGGCCGGGGCCTGACATGACCATGCTGTGCAACCCAGATTCTCTGTGGTATGAATCTCCGCACTTGACAGTGGATGGGCTGCCCCCGCTAAGGCTTCAAGCCCGGCCCCGCCCTTCAGAAGATACCTTTCTCATGCATCAGATGCTGAGGCGCTGGGAAGCGTAG